In Mycolicibacterium aubagnense, the DNA window GCCGCGGGTTTCGGCGGTGTCGGCGTCGGTGCCGATGCCGCGTCGGTCGACGGCATCGCGACGCTACTCGACGCCGCCCGAGCGGCGTACGGGCCGGTGGACATCTACGTCGCCAACGCCGGAATCACCGGGCAGCCCGGCCTCGGCGACGACGAAGCCGCATGGGATCGCATCATCGACATCAACCTGCGCGCACACATCCGTGCCGCCAAAGCTGTTGTGCCGGAATGGCTCGAGCGCGGTGCCGGGCATTTCGTCGCCGTCGCCTCGGCAGCCGGCCTGCTCACCCAACTCGGTGCCGCCGGGTACAGCGTCACCAAGCACGCCGCCGTCGGCTTCGCGGAGTGGCTCACCATCACCTACGGCGACAAGGGCATCGGCGTCAGTTGCGTCTGCCCGATGGGTGTGGACACGCCCCTGCTGCGCGGCATGACCGACTCCGACGACGCCGCGATCCGAGTGGCCGGCAACGCCGTGACCCACGCCGGAAACGTCGTCAGCCCCGATGACGTCGCCGCGCTCGTGACCCAGGCCATCGAGGACGGCACCTTCCTGGTGCTACCCCACCCCGAGGTGCTGACCATGTACCGGCAGAAGGGCGCCGACTATGACCGCTGGATCGCCGGCATGCAGCGGTATCAACGCACGT includes these proteins:
- a CDS encoding SDR family oxidoreductase, which gives rise to MKIEGAVAVVTGAGSGIGKSIATALAAAGASVVACDINAAAAADTAAGFGGVGVGADAASVDGIATLLDAARAAYGPVDIYVANAGITGQPGLGDDEAAWDRIIDINLRAHIRAAKAVVPEWLERGAGHFVAVASAAGLLTQLGAAGYSVTKHAAVGFAEWLTITYGDKGIGVSCVCPMGVDTPLLRGMTDSDDAAIRVAGNAVTHAGNVVSPDDVAALVTQAIEDGTFLVLPHPEVLTMYRQKGADYDRWIAGMQRYQRTLG